One Vibrio taketomensis DNA window includes the following coding sequences:
- a CDS encoding NAD(P)/FAD-dependent oxidoreductase, which translates to MSIQSEYIDSYHQATINPLPLQPELTQDIDVDVCIIGGGMTGLNAAIELRQRGYTVAVLESKRLAWGGSGRNGGQCLVGYCLGLREVHETYGETWGKQLWDLSVEAIDIARDRVKEFNIDCGFQQGYIEVALTKNHEKELKSWYDLKQGHYNYPSASWWDKEKINQVANTERYLGGLHDTNSAHMHPLNYTLGLAKAAIDLGAQVFENTPAVKLNKGKPHTVVTPKGRVKSKFILLACNAYLDGLNRKAQSVVLPVASYIAVTEPLGDRQPITNMMAISDIKNSLDYMRPTPDGRILFGGVNHPFNLEYKDSMERLRQRMVKVFPQLSDVKMEYHWGGLFTVTREYMPQIDHLGDDVYVAHGYTGHGVGLTNIAGKVVAEAMAGNAERFDVFSKIKHKWIPTPQVLRTPALAMAIWKARLEDVLAERLDQICCSIKKRCQTAPFFIFPIFRANNIDG; encoded by the coding sequence ATGTCGATTCAAAGCGAATATATCGATAGTTACCATCAAGCAACAATTAACCCTCTTCCCCTTCAACCTGAGCTCACTCAAGATATTGATGTTGATGTTTGTATCATCGGCGGTGGTATGACTGGCTTGAACGCAGCGATTGAACTGCGCCAACGCGGTTACACTGTTGCAGTACTTGAGTCAAAGCGCCTTGCGTGGGGTGGTTCTGGCCGTAACGGTGGTCAATGTTTGGTAGGTTACTGCCTAGGCTTGCGTGAAGTTCATGAAACGTACGGCGAGACTTGGGGTAAACAGCTTTGGGATCTTTCTGTTGAAGCTATCGACATCGCACGTGACCGCGTAAAAGAATTCAACATCGATTGTGGCTTCCAACAAGGTTACATCGAAGTCGCGCTGACTAAAAACCATGAGAAAGAACTGAAATCTTGGTATGACCTAAAGCAAGGCCATTACAACTACCCTAGCGCATCTTGGTGGGATAAAGAGAAAATCAACCAAGTCGCAAACACAGAGCGCTACCTTGGTGGCTTGCATGACACTAACAGTGCTCACATGCACCCACTAAACTACACGCTTGGCCTTGCTAAAGCGGCGATTGATCTTGGCGCTCAAGTCTTTGAAAACACGCCAGCAGTAAAGCTGAACAAAGGCAAACCACACACTGTGGTAACACCTAAAGGCCGTGTTAAATCGAAGTTTATTCTCCTTGCGTGTAACGCATACCTTGATGGTTTAAACCGCAAAGCGCAGAGTGTGGTGCTACCTGTCGCTTCTTACATCGCGGTAACTGAACCACTAGGCGATCGTCAACCAATCACCAACATGATGGCGATTTCTGACATTAAGAACAGCCTAGACTACATGCGCCCAACCCCTGATGGTCGCATTCTGTTTGGTGGTGTTAACCATCCATTTAACTTGGAATACAAAGACTCAATGGAGCGCCTGCGTCAACGTATGGTGAAAGTATTCCCACAACTGTCTGATGTGAAAATGGAATACCATTGGGGCGGTCTATTTACCGTAACACGTGAATACATGCCACAGATCGATCACCTAGGTGATGATGTGTACGTGGCACACGGTTACACTGGCCACGGCGTTGGTCTAACCAACATCGCAGGTAAAGTAGTTGCCGAAGCTATGGCTGGCAACGCCGAGCGCTTTGATGTGTTCTCAAAAATCAAACACAAATGGATCCCAACACCACAAGTGCTGCGCACTCCAGCACTAGCGATGGCGATCTGGAAAGCGCGTCTAGAAGACGTGCTCGCAGAACGCTTAGATCAAATCTGTTGTTCAATTAAAAAAAGGTGCCAAACGGCACCTTTTTTTATATTTCCTATTTTTAGAGCGAACAATATTGACGGTTAA
- a CDS encoding ABC transporter substrate-binding protein: MIASCSVSAFSVAAGERMLNVYNWAEYMPVDVIKAFEKEYDVAVNYSTFENNEAMYTKLKLLDSKGYDVAFASTYIIAKMGKEGMLAPIDKAQLSHLKDITPSLLNQSFDPNNQYSVPYVWGVTGISYNGDYYQASDVQSWQDLWNDKFQQQVMLLDDVRDVFGMALKSLGYSINSTNENEIKQAYERLRELKPNVVVYNSDAPQVPFVTGEVTAGMQWNGNAYLGREELPELGFVYPKEGAILWMDNFVIPKGSANKELAHQFINFILRPENQAQIVKTLGYQPPSRAAKQHLPVEMQNDPLIFPDDTLISNGEFTNDIGSFAEVYQKYWQMLKS; encoded by the coding sequence ATGATCGCTTCTTGCAGTGTTTCTGCGTTCAGTGTGGCCGCTGGTGAGCGCATGCTGAACGTATACAACTGGGCTGAATATATGCCAGTGGACGTGATTAAGGCGTTTGAGAAGGAATATGATGTAGCAGTGAACTACTCAACCTTTGAAAACAATGAAGCGATGTACACCAAACTTAAGCTGCTCGATAGCAAGGGGTACGATGTCGCATTTGCCTCGACTTATATTATTGCCAAGATGGGCAAAGAGGGCATGTTAGCCCCAATCGATAAAGCTCAGCTTTCTCACCTAAAAGATATTACCCCAAGTCTTCTTAACCAATCTTTTGACCCTAATAACCAATATTCCGTGCCTTATGTATGGGGCGTAACGGGTATTTCCTACAATGGCGATTACTACCAAGCAAGTGACGTTCAAAGCTGGCAAGATCTGTGGAATGACAAATTCCAACAACAGGTGATGCTGCTAGATGACGTGCGTGACGTATTTGGTATGGCGCTAAAATCTTTGGGTTACAGCATCAACTCCACTAACGAAAATGAAATCAAACAAGCTTATGAACGCTTGCGCGAACTAAAACCAAACGTCGTGGTGTATAACTCTGATGCGCCTCAAGTCCCATTTGTGACTGGCGAAGTAACGGCTGGTATGCAATGGAACGGCAACGCTTATTTAGGCCGTGAAGAACTTCCAGAACTTGGTTTTGTGTATCCAAAAGAGGGTGCCATCTTGTGGATGGACAACTTTGTGATTCCGAAAGGTTCGGCAAACAAAGAATTGGCTCATCAATTCATTAATTTTATTTTGCGCCCAGAAAACCAAGCTCAAATTGTGAAAACATTAGGCTACCAACCACCAAGTCGTGCAGCGAAACAGCACCTACCGGTTGAAATGCAAAATGATCCACTGATCTTCCCTGATGATACCTTGATTTCAAACGGTGAATTCACCAATGACATCGGCAGCTTTGCTGAGGTATATCAGAAATACTGGCAAATGCTAAAAAGCTAA
- the yecR gene encoding YecR family lipoprotein: MKFKLLISFVVALTLTACANPVPKNWFVVDGSKHHATIKLAYDEGLLQQAVVDEQEALFTAQNGCKAWGYKNAQSLGAPLAQCARKDKLLGCISTRYTQIYQCTN, encoded by the coding sequence ATGAAATTCAAATTGCTTATTTCTTTTGTCGTAGCTTTGACTTTAACGGCATGCGCAAACCCAGTGCCTAAAAACTGGTTTGTTGTAGATGGCAGCAAACACCACGCGACGATTAAACTTGCTTATGATGAAGGCCTGTTACAACAAGCGGTTGTTGATGAACAAGAGGCACTGTTTACGGCGCAAAATGGTTGTAAAGCTTGGGGCTACAAAAATGCGCAAAGCTTAGGTGCACCGCTAGCACAATGTGCGCGTAAAGATAAGCTATTGGGTTGTATCTCTACTCGTTATACTCAAATTTATCAGTGCACTAACTAA
- a CDS encoding universal stress protein: MKYNHILVALELSEDSKVLIDKAVSLAEMIGAEVSLIHIDGNIGEVYPELIDIQAEPEQRPLNLHAMEQLHQLQNYTTFPLRHFFVGTGDLAAKLKSVVEDHGVDMIVCGHHHDFISHIISYSRRLINKSTVDMLVVPVD; encoded by the coding sequence ATGAAGTACAACCATATTCTTGTTGCATTAGAACTATCCGAAGACAGCAAGGTGCTGATTGATAAGGCAGTTTCTTTAGCCGAAATGATAGGTGCTGAAGTCTCTTTAATTCACATAGATGGTAACATCGGTGAGGTTTATCCGGAGCTTATCGATATTCAAGCTGAGCCAGAGCAGCGTCCTTTGAATTTGCATGCCATGGAGCAGTTACATCAACTGCAAAACTATACAACGTTTCCGTTGCGACACTTTTTTGTTGGGACGGGCGATTTAGCTGCAAAACTAAAAAGTGTGGTTGAAGATCATGGTGTTGATATGATCGTCTGCGGCCATCATCATGATTTTATCAGTCATATTATCTCTTACTCACGTCGCCTAATAAATAAATCAACCGTTGATATGTTAGTTGTACCGGTTGATTAA
- the katG gene encoding catalase/peroxidase HPI, which translates to MSQNNNTSGQCPVMHGAVTSSQSSNVAWWPNALNLDILSQHDTKTNPLGADFNYREELKKLDVEALKNDVKALMTDSQEWWPADWGHYGGLMVRMAWHSAGSYRTGDGRGGASTGNQRFAPLNSWPDNANLDKARRLLWPIKQKYGNKISWADLIVLAGTMAYESMGLKSFGFGFGREDIWHPEKDVYWGSEKEWLAPSGAENSRYSNDRDLENPLASVMMGLIYVNPEGVDGNPDPLKTAEDMRVTFARMGMNDEETVALTAGGHTIGKAHGNGDAANLGQDPESADVVEQGLGWNNHKSRGIGRDTVTSGIEGAWTSNPTQWDNGFFEMLLNHEWALTKSPAGAWQWEPVDIKEEDKPADVEDASIRHNPMMTDADMALKVDPEYRKISERFYNDPEHFSDIFARAWFKLTHRDMGPKSRYLGPDVPAEELIWQDPVPAGRTDYDVAAIKAKIASTDLSIADLVSTAWDSARTYRGSDKRGGANGARIRLAPQKDWQGNEPEKLARVLSVLEGIAAESNVSVADVIVLAGNLGVELAAKEAGFEVEVPFAPGRGDATAEQTDVESFEVLEPVADGFRNWQKQHYAAAPEEMLLDRAQLMGLTAPEMTVLLGGMRVLGANYEGSAHGVFTDRVGALTNDFFVGLTDMNYNWKPTGRNSYDIVSRKTGEVKWTATRVDLVFGSNSILRAYAEVYAQDDNKEKFVKDFVAAWTKVMNADRFDLA; encoded by the coding sequence ATGAGTCAAAATAATAACACCAGCGGACAATGCCCTGTAATGCACGGTGCAGTTACGTCATCTCAATCTTCAAACGTTGCTTGGTGGCCGAATGCCTTAAATCTAGACATTCTTTCTCAACACGATACCAAAACAAATCCTCTAGGCGCAGACTTCAATTACCGTGAAGAATTGAAAAAACTTGATGTTGAAGCGTTAAAAAATGACGTTAAAGCATTGATGACTGATAGCCAAGAATGGTGGCCAGCAGACTGGGGTCACTACGGCGGTTTGATGGTTCGTATGGCATGGCACTCAGCAGGTTCTTACCGTACAGGTGATGGCCGCGGTGGTGCAAGTACGGGTAACCAACGTTTTGCTCCACTTAACTCATGGCCAGATAACGCAAACTTAGACAAAGCACGTCGTCTACTTTGGCCTATCAAACAAAAATACGGCAACAAAATCAGCTGGGCAGATTTAATCGTACTTGCTGGTACGATGGCGTACGAATCAATGGGCTTGAAATCATTTGGTTTCGGTTTTGGTCGTGAAGACATTTGGCATCCAGAAAAAGACGTTTACTGGGGTTCTGAAAAAGAATGGTTAGCGCCATCAGGTGCTGAAAACAGCCGTTACTCAAATGACCGTGACCTAGAAAACCCACTTGCATCAGTAATGATGGGTCTAATCTACGTAAACCCAGAAGGTGTAGATGGCAACCCAGATCCACTAAAAACAGCGGAAGACATGCGTGTGACATTCGCTCGTATGGGTATGAACGATGAAGAAACGGTTGCGCTAACTGCTGGTGGTCACACAATCGGTAAAGCGCATGGTAATGGTGATGCAGCGAATCTTGGTCAAGATCCAGAAAGCGCAGACGTTGTAGAGCAAGGTCTTGGTTGGAATAACCACAAATCTCGCGGCATCGGACGTGATACGGTAACAAGTGGTATTGAAGGTGCGTGGACTTCTAACCCAACACAATGGGATAACGGCTTCTTTGAAATGCTACTAAACCATGAGTGGGCACTGACTAAGAGCCCAGCAGGTGCATGGCAATGGGAACCAGTTGACATTAAAGAAGAAGACAAGCCAGCTGACGTTGAAGATGCAAGCATTCGTCACAATCCAATGATGACAGATGCGGATATGGCGCTAAAAGTAGACCCAGAATACCGTAAAATTTCTGAGCGTTTCTACAACGACCCTGAGCACTTCTCTGATATCTTTGCTCGCGCTTGGTTTAAACTGACTCACCGTGATATGGGTCCTAAATCTCGCTACCTTGGCCCTGATGTACCAGCAGAAGAGCTAATTTGGCAAGATCCAGTACCAGCTGGCCGTACAGATTACGATGTGGCAGCCATTAAAGCGAAAATTGCGTCAACAGACCTAAGCATCGCTGATTTAGTTTCAACTGCTTGGGATAGTGCTCGCACTTACCGTGGTTCCGATAAACGTGGCGGTGCAAACGGAGCTCGTATTCGTCTAGCGCCACAAAAAGATTGGCAAGGTAACGAGCCAGAAAAACTAGCTCGCGTATTGTCAGTGCTTGAAGGCATTGCCGCTGAAAGCAATGTAAGCGTTGCAGATGTTATCGTGCTTGCCGGTAACCTAGGTGTGGAACTTGCAGCAAAAGAAGCTGGCTTTGAAGTGGAAGTACCTTTTGCTCCTGGCCGTGGTGATGCGACTGCAGAGCAGACCGATGTTGAGTCATTTGAAGTGCTAGAACCTGTTGCTGACGGTTTCCGTAACTGGCAGAAACAACACTACGCTGCGGCACCTGAAGAAATGTTGCTAGACCGTGCACAACTAATGGGGCTAACTGCGCCAGAAATGACAGTGCTACTAGGTGGTATGCGTGTTCTAGGTGCGAACTACGAAGGCAGCGCTCACGGTGTATTCACTGACCGCGTTGGTGCGCTAACTAATGATTTCTTTGTTGGTCTAACTGACATGAATTACAACTGGAAACCAACTGGCCGCAACTCTTACGACATCGTTTCTCGTAAAACAGGTGAAGTAAAATGGACTGCGACTCGCGTAGACTTGGTGTTCGGTTCGAACTCAATCCTACGTGCTTACGCGGAAGTGTATGCGCAAGACGACAACAAAGAAAAATTCGTGAAAGACTTTGTTGCAGCTTGGACTAAAGTGATGAATGCAGATCGTTTCGACCTAGCATAA
- a CDS encoding alkaline phosphatase family protein, whose amino-acid sequence MPAISWANVSDAPVLGGLVNSADILQNKIVSAISYSTRVSRDMTLFTIGGVTLESYLLSLPLDVKTKTRVMGQIADPTYSIPLGYFLYQFYDRYTGIGSEDTFKAYLKTVYDDRALKGFEHSLFQLDETTDATVQEHKKDQAHQEGIKINRDFMAAMVTVYDALVQIGEWQKMETLPAQYTYLTDSDEDLALINRIQPIVIHILIQASSGMDEGDMKNALLAIIDDGKAENANKPNNKAQALTITLIDFVRLNVLKAYRQFVYQDERSIALNQWLQDSFEQDPNQTKGFLQSQQQRRIAVQITVDGLQQGLMEGLVDPNKPFIKHAYNNHLQHQSYRASQATSSPEHQQDTRFLQTLAEQTYKDPYYLPFFKRLYQQHQTSIARVGISSTPTISVRNLPIIKTGAKVAGAQGTGIPNFHFVDREQDRAYYFFGNDALQLDRLMQANQVETMFDRLNYLKTLNCNAQYDWNAHTSYDALVNLGAGEALRDFGEKRCVRELQERASNEQRLNQMRTDLIAEIERYQSTSSWKLYTKLSLKWKIEQQLEQYAALDGKGMPDYTLIYNPWPDHFAHFVGPFSDEIIMPTGELNRLDYWIGQIEQTYRDAGVYQRTLWGMAGDHGLAPVYYTLNPEKAIFSPLEQELGYPLNIVKISSDEGEGPKITNALNSPSNKGIDVVVASTAGGNFMLDLFNSKQGWTTQPLYNELVVWKPIHAQPEQSVDIIDKTLHYLDETLDYLVVRESQCNEQNCDVRVIGLRDGQRSDELIYKRGERYYYTMQSNTMPSSQSNDASLLGLTTFNPYLSVPNQNEFNRYLGLYQQCVINADIADSTTWCDKKQWQMLTSYTPRPDSVVQLANIYAESRAGTINLFPRDGIGYNTKVPGRHAGESYLEKDAFIGFWGDPIGDNAKTLISEENGSLAPTLYEYLTQESVTVNQNGWGYPSLLGTLDIR is encoded by the coding sequence ATGCCGGCAATCAGCTGGGCAAATGTCAGTGATGCTCCGGTTCTCGGTGGCTTGGTGAATTCTGCGGACATACTGCAAAACAAGATTGTATCCGCTATCTCCTACTCCACTCGTGTCTCACGCGATATGACGCTGTTTACCATTGGTGGCGTCACCTTAGAGAGCTACTTACTTAGCCTACCGTTGGATGTAAAAACCAAAACTCGAGTCATGGGTCAAATCGCCGATCCAACCTACTCTATTCCACTCGGATATTTTCTGTATCAGTTTTACGATCGCTACACCGGCATCGGCAGCGAAGACACATTTAAAGCGTATTTGAAAACGGTTTATGACGACCGAGCCCTAAAAGGGTTTGAGCATTCACTTTTCCAACTCGATGAAACAACGGATGCGACAGTTCAAGAACACAAAAAGGATCAAGCCCATCAAGAAGGCATAAAGATCAACCGTGATTTTATGGCTGCCATGGTCACCGTTTATGACGCACTGGTACAAATTGGCGAATGGCAAAAGATGGAGACACTGCCGGCACAGTACACTTATCTTACCGATAGTGACGAGGATTTAGCGCTGATCAATCGCATTCAACCGATTGTGATTCACATCCTAATCCAAGCCTCATCGGGTATGGATGAAGGAGACATGAAAAACGCGCTCCTTGCCATCATTGATGACGGTAAAGCTGAAAATGCCAATAAACCGAACAACAAAGCACAAGCATTAACCATTACTTTGATTGATTTTGTGCGTTTAAATGTTCTCAAAGCCTATCGCCAATTTGTCTACCAAGATGAGCGCTCCATCGCCCTCAATCAATGGCTACAGGATAGCTTTGAACAAGATCCAAATCAGACCAAAGGGTTTCTTCAATCTCAGCAACAGCGTCGCATCGCAGTTCAAATTACGGTCGATGGTTTGCAGCAAGGCCTGATGGAAGGCTTAGTTGACCCAAATAAACCCTTTATTAAGCATGCCTATAACAATCATTTGCAACATCAAAGCTATCGCGCGTCTCAAGCCACATCGAGCCCTGAGCATCAACAAGATACACGCTTTTTACAAACCCTCGCCGAGCAGACGTACAAAGACCCTTATTATCTACCATTCTTTAAACGTCTTTATCAGCAACATCAAACCAGTATTGCTCGGGTGGGCATATCTTCCACGCCGACAATCAGTGTTCGAAATCTCCCCATTATTAAGACGGGAGCTAAGGTTGCGGGTGCACAAGGAACAGGGATCCCTAACTTTCACTTTGTCGATCGAGAACAAGACCGCGCTTACTATTTCTTTGGTAATGATGCTCTACAACTTGACCGTCTGATGCAGGCCAACCAAGTCGAAACCATGTTTGATCGACTCAATTATCTCAAAACGCTCAATTGCAATGCCCAATATGATTGGAATGCTCACACCAGTTATGACGCTCTGGTCAATTTGGGCGCGGGAGAAGCGTTACGTGATTTCGGAGAAAAACGTTGCGTGCGGGAATTGCAAGAAAGAGCCAGCAATGAACAACGATTAAATCAAATGCGCACCGACCTAATTGCAGAGATCGAACGCTATCAATCGACATCAAGTTGGAAACTCTACACCAAGCTCTCTTTAAAATGGAAGATTGAGCAACAACTCGAACAATACGCTGCACTCGATGGCAAAGGCATGCCTGATTACACCTTGATCTACAACCCTTGGCCAGATCACTTTGCGCACTTTGTGGGCCCGTTTAGTGATGAGATCATTATGCCGACTGGTGAACTTAACCGCTTGGATTATTGGATTGGGCAAATTGAGCAAACTTATCGCGATGCTGGCGTCTATCAACGCACCTTGTGGGGAATGGCGGGCGATCATGGGCTTGCTCCGGTTTACTATACCCTAAACCCTGAAAAAGCGATCTTCTCTCCGTTAGAACAAGAACTTGGCTATCCATTGAACATAGTGAAGATCTCATCTGATGAAGGTGAAGGCCCTAAAATCACCAATGCTCTAAACTCACCGAGTAATAAAGGTATCGACGTTGTAGTTGCTTCAACCGCTGGCGGCAACTTTATGCTGGATCTGTTTAACTCTAAGCAAGGTTGGACAACTCAACCTCTGTATAACGAACTGGTGGTGTGGAAACCTATTCATGCGCAGCCAGAGCAAAGTGTCGATATCATCGATAAAACCCTGCACTACTTAGATGAAACACTCGATTATTTGGTGGTGCGTGAATCACAATGCAATGAACAGAACTGCGACGTGCGCGTCATTGGTCTGCGAGATGGCCAGCGTAGTGACGAGCTGATCTATAAGCGTGGTGAACGTTACTATTACACCATGCAATCGAACACCATGCCATCGAGTCAGTCGAATGATGCTAGCCTACTTGGCCTAACCACCTTTAACCCTTACTTATCCGTACCAAATCAAAATGAGTTCAACCGCTATCTCGGACTGTATCAACAATGTGTCATTAACGCAGATATCGCAGATAGCACCACTTGGTGTGATAAAAAACAGTGGCAAATGCTCACCAGCTACACCCCTCGTCCAGATTCTGTGGTGCAATTAGCCAATATTTATGCCGAATCTCGGGCTGGAACGATCAACCTATTTCCACGTGATGGTATCGGCTATAACACGAAAGTGCCCGGTCGACATGCGGGTGAAAGCTATTTAGAAAAAGACGCGTTTATCGGCTTTTGGGGTGACCCCATTGGTGACAATGCCAAAACGCTGATTAGTGAAGAAAATGGCTCTTTAGCGCCAACGCTATATGAATACCTCACTCAAGAAAGCGTCACGGTGAACCAAAATGGTTGGGGCTATCCATCGCTTTTAGGCACATTGGATATTCGATAA
- a CDS encoding pyrimidine dimer DNA glycosylase/endonuclease V, with protein sequence MNIFVLDNNINKCAQYHCDQHVVKMILESVQLLCTALNKKGFTTPYKSTHVKHPCVYWVEESYDNFLWLKDLTLALNKEYKYRYRKEQDHKSIAVLEQISHIQFPAKGLTPFPQAMPDEYKVENDPIQAYRNFYLGDKAKFAKWTRRSVPEWFAAS encoded by the coding sequence ATGAATATTTTCGTATTAGACAACAACATCAATAAGTGCGCGCAATACCACTGCGATCAACACGTGGTCAAAATGATTCTCGAGAGCGTGCAATTACTTTGCACGGCGCTAAACAAAAAAGGCTTTACGACACCGTATAAATCAACCCACGTTAAGCACCCGTGTGTCTACTGGGTGGAAGAGTCGTACGACAACTTTCTCTGGCTCAAAGATCTCACCTTAGCGCTGAACAAGGAATACAAATATCGCTATCGCAAAGAGCAAGATCATAAGTCGATCGCGGTGCTAGAACAGATCAGCCATATTCAATTCCCTGCCAAGGGTCTAACGCCATTTCCACAAGCAATGCCAGATGAATACAAAGTCGAGAATGATCCGATTCAGGCTTATCGAAACTTTTACTTGGGTGATAAAGCGAAGTTTGCTAAGTGGACTCGTCGTTCCGTACCTGAGTGGTTTGCAGCCTCGTGA
- a CDS encoding VOC family protein produces the protein MLEGIHHVAIICSDYAESKRFYTQVLGLKVIAETYREQRQSYKLDLAMPNGNQIELFSFPNAPKRVSGPEAQGLRHLAFVVQSVEESVKYLQSQGVEVEPIRIDELTGKPFTFFKDPDDLPLELYQA, from the coding sequence ATTTTAGAGGGCATTCATCATGTGGCCATCATTTGTTCAGATTATGCAGAGTCAAAACGATTTTACACCCAAGTTCTGGGCTTAAAAGTGATTGCTGAGACTTACCGAGAGCAAAGACAATCTTACAAGCTGGATCTTGCCATGCCCAATGGTAATCAAATTGAGTTGTTTTCCTTCCCGAATGCTCCCAAAAGAGTGAGCGGACCTGAAGCGCAAGGATTGAGGCATCTTGCTTTTGTGGTGCAATCTGTTGAGGAGTCCGTCAAATATCTGCAGTCGCAGGGCGTTGAGGTTGAACCCATTCGTATTGATGAACTCACCGGAAAACCATTTACTTTTTTCAAAGACCCAGATGATCTGCCGCTGGAGCTGTATCAGGCTTAG
- a CDS encoding DUF3147 family protein — protein sequence MLWILFKYGVTAALVVLISEVAKRSDRLGALVAALPTVTILALIWMYIEGQGHEKLANHAFYTFWFVVPTLPMFLLFPYLLSKYSFWLTLLISCVVSITCFAITNLVAKHFGVSLL from the coding sequence GTGTTATGGATCTTGTTTAAATATGGGGTGACAGCCGCGCTCGTAGTGCTGATTTCAGAAGTGGCTAAACGCAGTGACCGATTAGGCGCATTAGTTGCTGCCTTGCCAACGGTCACCATATTAGCGTTGATCTGGATGTACATTGAAGGGCAAGGTCACGAGAAACTCGCCAACCATGCGTTTTATACCTTTTGGTTTGTGGTACCAACCCTGCCCATGTTTCTGCTGTTTCCTTATTTGCTGAGCAAGTATTCCTTTTGGCTGACACTGCTGATTAGCTGTGTCGTCTCCATAACCTGCTTTGCCATTACCAACCTTGTTGCGAAACACTTTGGGGTCAGCTTACTGTAA
- a CDS encoding OsmC family protein has translation MTINVKWNTECQFKITTNKGFELNVDANNQAAPCPTELLLSALGSCSATDVVLQLQQQGYAIQSLQNEVSYTLTDEEPRLYKTANLHFSVKAPNMTEAVIIEAANQAIEKYCHVCLMLSPTIEISVSATVLLN, from the coding sequence ATGACAATTAACGTCAAATGGAACACTGAGTGCCAATTCAAGATCACGACGAATAAAGGATTTGAACTCAATGTCGATGCCAACAATCAAGCAGCGCCTTGCCCAACCGAACTGTTATTGTCTGCACTAGGTTCGTGCAGCGCGACGGATGTGGTATTGCAATTACAACAGCAAGGTTATGCCATTCAAAGCTTGCAAAATGAAGTCAGCTATACTCTGACCGATGAAGAACCACGTTTGTACAAAACCGCGAACCTGCATTTTTCAGTTAAGGCGCCAAATATGACAGAAGCGGTCATTATTGAGGCGGCGAATCAAGCCATCGAAAAATACTGCCACGTATGCCTCATGCTATCACCAACAATTGAAATTAGTGTTTCCGCCACAGTCCTACTCAATTAA
- a CDS encoding IclR family transcriptional regulator, translating into MLDKVALVIAQYQIPGSYNGFSYSELLTYTKLPKSTLSRLLANLVASGFLERDKQGKFVLGNLIIASATNVLSSNLIDIASELMGNLSRETGLAGYISVLSGHSVIVTRSYSGNRLQPQFVSPVGCRVCAAQTAVGRAILSRMDKAVVLDVLTEHYAEYDAFQIAAQIKMADSSRCIKTEGEFITGVGTLATNVRHPMTGDVVGLCLSYPQDQLETDVLVSAEQALLGVARRVGVQVKDTYWVE; encoded by the coding sequence ATGTTAGACAAGGTCGCCCTCGTTATTGCTCAGTATCAAATTCCTGGAAGCTATAACGGATTCTCATATTCTGAGTTGCTCACTTACACCAAGTTACCAAAGAGTACTTTGTCACGTTTGTTGGCAAATCTTGTTGCGTCGGGTTTTCTGGAACGCGATAAGCAAGGCAAGTTTGTGCTAGGCAATTTAATCATCGCATCGGCGACCAATGTCCTCTCCAGTAATTTAATTGACATCGCATCGGAATTAATGGGCAACTTGTCACGTGAGACGGGTTTAGCGGGATACATTTCGGTGTTATCAGGTCACAGCGTGATTGTGACTCGCTCTTATTCTGGCAATCGTCTTCAACCTCAATTTGTCTCTCCTGTTGGTTGCCGCGTTTGTGCCGCGCAAACCGCGGTAGGCCGTGCCATTTTGTCACGAATGGACAAAGCCGTCGTACTTGACGTATTGACCGAGCATTATGCCGAGTACGACGCATTTCAAATTGCCGCGCAAATCAAAATGGCGGATTCCAGCCGATGTATCAAAACAGAGGGTGAATTTATCACTGGCGTGGGCACGTTGGCGACGAACGTTCGCCACCCTATGACAGGCGATGTGGTGGGACTTTGTTTGTCCTATCCACAAGATCAGTTAGAAACAGATGTATTAGTGAGTGCAGAGCAGGCACTGCTTGGTGTTGCACGTAGAGTTGGTGTCCAAGTCAAAGACACGTATTGGGTTGAGTAA